In Thamnophis elegans isolate rThaEle1 chromosome 13, rThaEle1.pri, whole genome shotgun sequence, one DNA window encodes the following:
- the LOC116516777 gene encoding LOW QUALITY PROTEIN: vacuolar protein sorting-associated protein 29-like (The sequence of the model RefSeq protein was modified relative to this genomic sequence to represent the inferred CDS: inserted 1 base in 1 codon), whose translation MGHVEASHNLFLAGKLVLVIGDLHIPDRCCSLPAKFKKLLVPGKIQHILCTXNLCTKESYDYLRTLAGDVHIVRGDFDEGTSYPQQKIVTVGQFRIGLIHGHQIIPWGDLASLAILQRQLDVDILISGHTHKFEAVEHEKKFYINPGSATGAYSALKRDVIPSFVLMDVQSSVVVTYVYQLIGNEVKVERIEYKKT comes from the exons ATGGGCCACGTGGAGGCCTCGCACAATCtgtttttggctggcaaa CTGGTCCTGGTGATTGGAGACCTTCACATCCCAGACCGATGTTGCAGCCTTCCAGCCAAGTTTAAAAAGTTGCTGGTTCCAGGCAAGATCCAACATATCCTTTGCA GGAACCTTTGCACCAAGGAGAGTTACGATTATTTGAGGACACTGGCCGGAGATGTCCACATCGTCAGAGGGGACTTTGATGAG GGCACGAGTTACCCCCAGCAAAAAATTGTCACTGTTGGACAGTTCAGAATTGGTCTGATCCATGGCCATCAAATTATACCTTGGGGGGATCTGGCCAGCTTGGCGATCCTCCAGAGGCAGCTGGATGTGGACATCTTAATATCTGGTCACACTCACAAGTTTGAGGCAGTAGAACATGAGAAGAAGTTCTACATCAATCCTGGTTCAGCCACAGGGGCCTACAGTGCTCTGAAAAG GGATGTAATTCCGTCCTTTGTTCTGATGGATGTTCAGTCCTCCGTTGTTGTTACCTACGTGTATCAACTCATTGGGAACGAGGTGAAAGTAGAAAGGATCGAATACAAGAAAACTTGA